In Nicotiana tabacum cultivar K326 chromosome 2, ASM71507v2, whole genome shotgun sequence, the following proteins share a genomic window:
- the LOC142166206 gene encoding uncharacterized protein LOC142166206: protein MAIKLVVRLSNLNFVSAYAPQAGLDEEVKRRFWEGLDEVVLGILPAEKLFIGGDFNGHIGSSAGGYGEVHGGFGFGDRNGGGTSLLDFARAFELVITNSSFSKREEHLVTFWSIVAKTQIDYLLFRRCDRGLCVDCKVIPSENLATQHRLLVMDVGIVIKRKKRFVRGQPRIRWGALTKDNVQELEGQLMALGACKSGRDASAMWTATTDCIREVAREVLGVSKGYYGGHRGDWWWNDAIQGKVDAKKATYLSLVESTDEEQRRANRVSYNEARKEAKLAVTEAKNAVFDRLYEELGGKCGDKRLFRLAKARERKALDLDQVRCIKDEEGRVLTEESQIKNRWQTYFHKLLNEEGGGNIVLGELGHSEGLRDFRYCRHIKIEEVVGAVCKISRGKATGPDEIPVEFWRYVGRAGLEWMAGLFNVIFRTKRMPDEWRCSMMIPLYKNKGDIQKYNSYRSIKLLSHTMKVWERVVEGRVRKVVSISEN from the coding sequence ATGGCGATTAAGTTAGTAGTTAGATTGAGCAATCTGAATTTCGTTAGCGCTTACGCGCCGCAAGCGGGCCTGGACGAGGAAGTTAAGAGGCGCTtctgggaggggttggatgaggtGGTACTAGGAATTCTGCCTGCGGAGAAGTTAtttataggaggggatttcaatggtcatattgggtcgtccGCTGGGGGTTATGGCGAAGTGCACGGTGGCTTCGGCTTTGGGGATAGGAACGGAGGAGGCACCTCACTGTTGGATTTCGCTAGGGCTTTTGAGTTGGTGATcacgaattctagtttttcgaagagggaggagcatttggttactttctGGAGTATAGTGGctaagactcagattgattatcttCTCTTCAGGAGGTGTGATAGGGGGTTATGCGTGGATTGTAAGGTGATCCCGAGTGAGAACCTCGCGACTCAGCATAGGCTCCTGGTGATGGACGTCGGTATCGtgataaagaggaagaagaggtttGTGCGGGGTCAACCGAGGATCAGGTGGGGTGCTTTGACTAAGGATAATGTGCAGGAGTTGGAGGGGCAGTTGATGGCTTTGGGTGCTTGTAAGAGTGGTAGGGATGCTAGCGCTATGTGGACGGCGACGACGGACTGTATAAGGGAGGTGGCGAGAGAagtgttaggggtctcgaaggGCTATTATGGCGGGCACCGAggtgactggtggtggaatgacgcGATACAAGGTAAAGTAGACGCAAAGAAAGCGACGTACCTTTCGTTAGTGGAGAGCACCGACGAGGAGCAGAGGAGAGCGAACAGAGTAAGTTATAATgaagctaggaaggaggcgaaatTAGCGGTCACTGAGGCTAAGAATGCTGTATTTGATCGGTTGTATGAGGAACTGGGGGGTAAATGTGGGGACAAGAGGTTATTTCGGCTGGCCAAagcgagagagaggaaggctcttGACCTAgatcaagtgaggtgcatcaaagacgaggaaggTAGAGTGTTGACGGAGGAGTCCCAAATTAAGAATAGATGGCAAACGTACTTTCATAAACTTTTGAATGAAGAGGGGGGTGGTAACATCGTGCTGGGGGAGTTGGGGCACTCCGAGGGTCTCCGAGACTTTAGGTACTGTAGGCATATTAAGATAGAGGAGGTAGTGGGAGCTGTGTGTAAGATAAGTAGGGGCAAAGCGACCGGTCCAGACGAGATTCCAGTGGAATTTTGGAGGTATGTGGGTAGAGCAGGACTGGAGTGGATGGCTGggttatttaatgttattttcaggaCGAAGAGAATGCCAGATGAGTGGAGATGTAGTATGATGAttccgttgtacaagaacaaaggtgatatccagaaaTATAACAGCTATAGGAGCATCAAGTTGTTAagccataccatgaaagtttgggagagggtagTGGAAGGGAGGGTAAGGAAGGTGGTGTCTATTTCTGAAAACTAg
- the LOC107797435 gene encoding uncharacterized protein LOC107797435, with amino-acid sequence MRHGKNLVTSYYTKMKDLWDELDVLAPISSCDCEESRPSVEHLKSQRVLQFLMGLNESYGNVRSNILARRPVDSVNEAYAIVTQEESQRTLGVVDTHRDPLTMLVGKTQGFKPKGTWLICAHCGYKDHLKENFYKIVGYPPDFIRRKLNNLVETHASWVVEHSLVEDSDHMPIMQQLKISWIGRESNGLHILQREFKPTVGTVVTRRGNEADLWYLRMRHPSAVAMRHIPSLKNKVNNVVHEKCSVCPLAKQIRLPTAILDGKTPYELLYGKELRLDHIRVFGCLCYASSLPRGDKLAPRVRRTMLMGYSETQKGYRLFDLDTKTFFVSRDVSFREGIFPFRSMQIENEEEVLFMPVIDMTNINKHVQAHTLSSDHSQAHTPPPPPPPPPPPDHPPIMNMTIIIPQQFTTVDYDTHVGGITDLVLPDATPYQKLIGKLLYLAITRPDINFVVHVLSQFMQQPKASHWEATLRLVRYLMGSSGQGILLKNNPCTQLTVFCDSDWAACLNTRKSVTGYIVKLGDSIISWKLKKQHTMSRSSAEAEYRSMTAAISKVIWIIGLLKELNVSVTTPVKLF; translated from the exons ATGAGGCATGGAAAAAATTTAGTGACCAGCTATTACACAAAAATGAAAGACCTATGGGATGAGTTGGATGTTTTGGCTCCAATCTCTTCCTGTGACTGTGAGGAATCAAGGCCATCAGTTGAACACTTGAAATCACAACGTGTGTTGCAGTTCCTTATGGGCTTAAATGAAAGTTATGGGAATGTGAGGAGTAACATACTTGCAAGGAGACCAGTAGATAGTGTTAATGAAGCCTATGCGATTGTGACTCAGGAAGAAAGCCAAAGAACACTTGGTGTGGTAGACACTCACAGGGATCCACTCACTATGTTAGTAGGAAAGACACAAGGATTCAAACCAAAGGGCACATGGTTAATCTGTGCACACTGTGGTTACAAGGATCACTTGAAAGAAAACTTCTATAAAATTGTAGGATACCCTCCAGATTTTATAAGAAGAAAATTGAACAATTTGGTGGAAACACATGCCAGCTGGGTGGTAGAGCACAGTCTAGTGGAAGATTCAGACCATATGCCAATAATGCAACAACTGAAAATCAGCT GGATTGGTAGAGAAAGTAATGGTCTTCACATTCTACAGAGGGAGTTCAAACCCACAGTAGGAACAGTAGTAACTAGAAGAGGAAATGAAGCAGATTTATGGTACCTAAGGATGAGGCATCCATCAGCAGTTGCAATGCGACATATACCTAGCTTAAAGAATAAAGTCAATAATGTAGTACATGAAAAGTGCTCAGTGTGCCCATTGGCAAAGCAAATCAG ATTACCCACTGCTATATTAGATGGAAAGACACCTTATGAGTTGCTTTATGGTAAGGAACTTAGACTGGATCATATAAGGGTATTTGGCTGTTTGTGCTATGCAAGCAGCCTACCTAGGGGTGACAAGCTAGCCCCAAGGGTAAGAAGGACAATGCTAATGGGGTACTCTGAAACTCAAAAGGGATATAGGTTGTTTGATCTGGATACCAAGACCTTCTTTGTTAGTAGGGATGTAAGCTTCAGAGAAGGGATTTTCCCTTTCAGATCCATGCAGATTGAAAATGAGGAGGAAGTGCTATTTATGCCAGTAATTGACATGACAAACATTAACAAACACGTTCAAGCTCACACACTATCATCAGATCACTCACAAGCTCatacaccaccaccaccaccaccaccaccaccaccaccagatCACCCTCCCATAATGAACATGACAATAATAATTCCACAACA GTTCACCACTGTGGATTATGATACACATGTGGGAGGCATCACAGATCTTGTGCTTCCAGATGCCACCCCTTATCAGAAGCTCATTGGAAAATTACTCTATCTAGCCATCACTAGACCTGACATCAATTTTGTTGTACATGTTCTTAGCCAATTTATGCAACAACCTAAAGCTTCACACTGGGAGGCAACACTCAGGCTAGTTAGATATTTGATGGGGTCATCTGGTCAAGGCATTTTGCTGAAGAATAATCCATGCACACAATTGACTGTATTTTGTGACAGTGATTGGGCAGCCTGCTTAAACACTAGAAAATCTGTGACTGGCTATATTGTAAAACTAGGAGACTCTATCATATCCTGGAAGTTAAAGAAGCAGCACACCATGAGTCGAAGCTCAGCAGAGGCAGAATATAGGAGCATGACAGCcgcaatttcaaaagtaatttgGATAATAGGGTTGCTAAAAGAATTGAATGTGTCTGTAACTACACCTGTGAAGTTGTTCTGA
- the LOC107797438 gene encoding serine/threonine-protein kinase-like protein CCR1, whose amino-acid sequence MTTLFNLSFFHLLPFILFLKSASGFGSMGPISAAFGKNGFFCAIDASGKQDVICWGNKTNSSAAVPNSSNYPTDVPPMAALSGGDGFLCGILANTSQAFCWDSLGSRSDLVPTVFKSNAYSHIAAGKSHVCAIRGPYYSESDWGSVDCWDIIRKSNDNDTFISRESSLFYNQYTNSTAFKKIVSGDGFSCGGVRDGGIFCWGPNSSGLGSSSISENVHVLTAGIDSVCGVLEESNEVKCWGGNNASFGNPPVGVPFVSLAAGVHHFCGIRKDNHGIECWGNYNSSLIPKGSGFLAIASSDFITCGIREGDLVLDCWYTNVSSQVDYDPPLQLCSPGLCTPTSSCGEGKFSFNASLLNEPDLINLCLRKDLKICSPCGVNCSEGFFPSSSCTENADRVCTPCSLCQNSSCSDVCRLQNSAMMKHQHQHQLRQLLLIVGSSALGFLLCLVGLCLLIRMIGSRTKQGGKNQFASCIRKPEKETDANTDPHPPVSVAPCPGEAQVFRLSELKDATNGFKEFNELGRGSYGFVYKAVLADGRQVAVKRANAATIIHTNSREFEMELEILCSVRHSSIVNLLGYCAEMGEQILVYELMPHGTLNDHLHGGLSPLSWNLRLKIAMQAAKGIEYLHKEVSPPIVHRDVKSSNILLDADWGARIADFGLLTPNEKDLNGDVTTDVYNFGIVLLEILSGRKAYDRDCTPPSIIDWALPLIRQGKAAVIIDRYVALPRNVEPLLKLAEIAEQALRENPAERPDMSHLALLLEQLVKDVMIS is encoded by the coding sequence ATGACCACCCTtttcaatctttcatttttccATCTTCTTCCCTTCATATTATTCCTCAAATCTGCATCTGGGTTTGGTTCAATGGGACCTATTTCAGCTGCTTTTGGTAAAAATGGTTTTTTTTGTGCTATTGATGCCAGTGGCAAACAAGATGTCATTTGTTGGGGCAATAAAACTAATTCCTCTGCTGCAGTACCCAACTCCTCTAACTACCCTACTGATGTTCCCCCCATGGCTGCTCTCTCTGGTGGCGATGGTTTTCTTTGTGGCATTTTAGCAAACACTTCACAGGCATTTTGTTGGGACTCTTTAGGTTCAAGGTCTGATCTTGTTCCTACTGTGTTTAAATCCAATGCTTACTCACATATTGCTGCTGGAAAAAGTCATGTGTGTGCTATTAGGGGACCTTATTATTCAGAAAGTGATTGGGGTAGTGTTGATTGTTGGGATATTATTCGAAAATCGAATGATAATGATACTTTTATATCAAGGGAGAGTTCTTTGTTTTATAATCAGTATACTAACTCAACtgcttttaaaaaaatagtttctgGAGATGGGTTTAGTTGTGGGGGTGTTAGGGATGGAGGGATTTTTTGTTGGGGTCCAAATTCAAGTGGCCTTGGAAGTTCAAGCATATCGGAGAATGTTCATGTTTTAACTGCAGGGATTGATTCTGTTTGTGGGGTTTTAGAAGAGTCTAATGAGGTCAAATGTTGGGGTGGTAATAATGCCTCGTTTGGTAATCCTCCGGTTGGGGTGCCATTCGTGTCGTTAGCAGCTGGTGTGCATCACTTTTGTGGGATTCGAAAAGATAATCATGGGATTGAATGTTGGGGAAACTATAATTCATCTTTGATTCCAAAAGGATCAGGCTTTCTTGCTATTGCTTCCTCTGATTTTATCACTTGTGGTATTAGGGAAGGCGATTTAGTTCTTGATTGCTGGTATACGAATGTTTCATCACAAGTAGATTATGATCCGCCGTTGCAGCTGTGTAGTCCGGGCTTGTGTACTCCTACTAGTTCTTGCGgggaaggaaaattttcttttaatgcAAGCCTTCTAAATGAGCCTGATTTGATAAATCTGTGTCTTAGGAAAGATCTAAAGATTTGTTCACCTTGTGGGGTGAATTGTTCCGAAGGATTCTTCCCTTCTAGCTCTTGTACTGAGAATGCAGACAGGGTTTGTACACCTTGTTCTCTTTGCCAAAATAGCTCTTGTTCGGATGTTTGCAGGCTTCAAAACTCAGCAATGATGAAGCATCAACATCAGCATCAATTGCGTCAACTACTGCTCATAGTCGGGTCTTCTGCTTTGGGTTTCTTGTTATGTTTAGTTGGGTTATGTTTGTTAATCCGCATGATAGGCAGCAGAACTAAACAAGGTGGAAAGAACCAATTCGCCTCATGTATTCGCAAGCCCGAGAAGGAAACTGATGCAAATACCGACCCTCATCCTCCTGTGTCAGTGGCACCGTGTCCGGGGGAAGCTCAGGTTTTCCGACTCTCAGAGTTGAAAGATGCCACTAACGGGTTCAAGGAGTTCAACGAACTTGGAAGGGGAAGTTATGGATTTGTTTATAAAGCTGTTCTGGCTGATGGGAGGCAAGTAGCAGTAAAGAGAGCCAATGCTGCTACGATTATACACACCAACAGCCGAGAGTTTGAGATGGAGCTAGAGATCCTCTGCAGTGTTCGCCACAGCAGTATAGTTAATTTGTTAGGTTATTGTGCAGAAATGGGGGAACAGATTCTTGTTTACGAACTCATGCCTCATGGAACGCTTAACGACCACCTCCACGGTGGTCTTTCTCCTCTGAGCTGGAACCTTAGGCTGAAGATTGCAATGCAGGCTGCAAAGGGGATCGAGTACCTTCACAAGGAAGTTTCTCCTCCTATTGTGCACCGTGATGTGAAGAGTTCGAACATTCTCTTGGACGCTGATTGGGGAGCTCGTATTGCAGATTTTGGACTGCTTACACCTAATGAGAAGGATCTTAATGGAGATGTGACGACTGATGTCTATAACTTTGGAATCGTGCTGCTAGAGATTCTTAGTGGAAGAAAAGCTTATGACAGGGATTGCACACCTCCAAGTATTATTGACTGGGCACTGCCTCTGATCAGACAAGGCAAAGCAGCTGTCATCATAGATCGTTATGTTGCTCTTCCAAGAAATGTCGAACCTCTACTTAAACTTGCTGAAATTGCAGAGCAGGCATTACGGGAAAATCCTGCTGAGCGCCCTGATATGTCGCATTTGGCACTTCTGTTAGAGCAGCTAGTGAAGGATGTAATGATATCATAA